The Etheostoma cragini isolate CJK2018 chromosome 15, CSU_Ecrag_1.0, whole genome shotgun sequence genome window below encodes:
- the LOC117957786 gene encoding TOM1-like protein 2 isoform X7 codes for MEFLLGNPYSTPVGQCIERATDGGLQNEDWTLNMEICDIVNETDEGPKDAMRALKKRLGGNKNYREVMLALTVLETCVKNCGHRFHIQVANRDFIDGVLVKIISPKNNPPTIIQDKVLSLIQAWADAFRSSPDLTGVVHIYEELKRKGIEFPMADLDALSPIHTPQRVTPEVDPAMIKYLAPGSPAAGCPKPTLTPTLTPTLTPTLTPASATPVSQMPSPITATPEQIARLRSELDVVRGNTKVMSEMLTEMVPGQEDASDLELLQELNRTCRAMQQRVVELISRVSNEEVTEELLHVNDDLNNIFLRYERYERYRSGRAAQNKGLMEMLNEATEDNLIDLGPGSPAVVSPRISSSPPVHFPAGATASPAHNPTTASLSSALAVIDVASDSASGTLSSVPGRNQDDFDMFAQTRTSSLADQRKNVKYEDPQTLGGLASALDVRQQNTGGVLFCC; via the exons ATGGAGTTCTTACTTGGAAATCCCTACAGCACTCCCGTCGGCCAATGCATAG aAAGGGCCACAGATGGGGGCCTACAGAATGAGGACTGGACCCTCAACATGGAGATCTGTGATATAGTAAACGAGACGGACGAGGG GCCAAAAGATGCCATGCGGGCACTGAAGAAGAGACTTGGTGGCAACAAGAACTACAGAGAAGTGATGCTGGCACTAACA GTATTGGAGACATGTGTAAAGAACTGCGGTCACAGGTTTCATATCCAAGTGGCCAACAGAGATTTCATCGATGGTGTGTTGGTCAAAATCATCTCCCCCAAGAACAATCCTCCAACCATCATACAAGACAAAGTGCTGTCGCTCATACAG gcCTGGGCTGATGCCTTCAGGAGTAGCCCCGACCTAACTGGTGTGGTACACATTTATGAGGAACTGAAGAGGAAAGGCATTGAGTTTCCAATGGCAGACCTGGATGCATTGTCTCCCATCCACACACCACAGAGG GTTACACCAGAGGTGGACCCAGCCATGATCAAGTACCTAGCCCCTGGCTCACCTGCAGCTGGGTGTCCTAAACCTACCCTGACCCCAACCTTGACCCCAACCCTGACCCCAACCCTGACCCCTGCCTCTGCCACACCGGTCTCCCAAATGCCCAGCCCCATCACAGCAACCCCTGAACAG ATCGCCCGGCTGCGCAGTGAGCTGGACGTAGTGAGAGGAAACACCAAAGTGATGTCAGAGATGCTAACGGAGATGGTCCCTGGGCAGGAAGATGCCTCTGACCTGGAACTGCTTCAG GAGCTGAACAGAACATGCAGGGCTATGCAGCAGAGAGTGGTTGAGCTGATTTCGCGCGTCTCTAACGAAGAAGTGACAGAGGAACTGCTACATGTCAACGACGACCTAAACAACATTTTCCTCCGATATGAGAG GTACGAGAGGTACAGGTCGGGTAGAGCAGCACAGAACAAAGGG CTGATGGAG ATGTTGAATGAGGCCACAGAGGACAACCTGATAGACCTGGGCCCGGGCTCCCCTGCTGTGGTCTCGCCCAGGATCAGCTCCAGCCCTCCAGTCCACTTCCCCGCAGGGGCCACTGCCTCGCCAGCCCACAACCCCACTACAGCCTCGCTATCATCTGCACTAGCTGTTATTG ATGTAGCTTCAGACAGCGCGAGCGGTACTCTGTCCTCTGTACCAGGCCGCAACCAGGATGACTTTGACATGTTTGCCCAGACCAGGACCAGCTCTCTGGCTGATCAGCGCAAAAA TGTAAAGTACGAGGACCCTCAGACTCTGGGCGGCCTGGCCTCAGCTTTGGATGTGAGACAACAGAACACAGGAGGG gtgttgttctgttgttga